A genomic segment from Chanos chanos chromosome 2, fChaCha1.1, whole genome shotgun sequence encodes:
- the LOC115805411 gene encoding CDGSH iron-sulfur domain-containing protein 1 isoform X1 — MSSPQLPGLSSLPKPLLNSGFRISKDQLTTIVPVAVAAMLGTYLISRYFSTPSGQKSKVNLSLNKDSAKVVHSFDIEDIGSKAVYCRCWRSKKFPYCDGSHSKHNEETGDNVGPLIIKKRDA; from the exons atgtcatcTCCGCAGCTGCCAGGGTTATCATCATTACCAAAACCATTGCTCAACTCTGGATTTCGGATATCCAAAG ATCAGCTGACCACCATCGTTCCTGTTGCAGTGGCTGCCATGCTGGGCACCTACCTGATCAGCAGGTACTTCAGTACGCCCAGTGGTCAGAAGAGCAAAGTCAACCTGTCTCTGAATAAAGACAGCGCTAAGGTGGTGCACAGTTTTGACATAGAGGACATCGGCTCCAAAGCTGTCTACTGCCGGTGCTGGAGGTCTAAGAAA TTCCCTTATTGTGACGGctcacacagcaaacacaatgAAGAGACTGGAGATAATGTTGGTCCTCTCATCATTAAGAAGAGAGATGCTTAG
- the LOC115805411 gene encoding CDGSH iron-sulfur domain-containing protein 1 isoform X2, whose translation MSSPQLPGLSSLPKPLLNSGFRISKVAAMLGTYLISRYFSTPSGQKSKVNLSLNKDSAKVVHSFDIEDIGSKAVYCRCWRSKKFPYCDGSHSKHNEETGDNVGPLIIKKRDA comes from the exons atgtcatcTCCGCAGCTGCCAGGGTTATCATCATTACCAAAACCATTGCTCAACTCTGGATTTCGGATATCCAAAG TGGCTGCCATGCTGGGCACCTACCTGATCAGCAGGTACTTCAGTACGCCCAGTGGTCAGAAGAGCAAAGTCAACCTGTCTCTGAATAAAGACAGCGCTAAGGTGGTGCACAGTTTTGACATAGAGGACATCGGCTCCAAAGCTGTCTACTGCCGGTGCTGGAGGTCTAAGAAA TTCCCTTATTGTGACGGctcacacagcaaacacaatgAAGAGACTGGAGATAATGTTGGTCCTCTCATCATTAAGAAGAGAGATGCTTAG
- the cxxc5b gene encoding CXXC-type zinc finger protein 5 isoform X1: MSGSGGPSEGTQNATEESRDMQSDSCCREDSTLVTERRNRSGIISEPLSKSLKRSRAISQYIATCSAAAAVANANANRLVQSSIVSTGAKPQTVPAQHRSQTGHSKLDRGALVSGLLDSPSGLHLAQAAELLRRAGMLLPMGDPTGLGVSGVGDLETVSASDSLGSVTDFPLLSNGGGSGFPFHPGLFIMTPAGVFLADGALSHGGGLTEQQQAQSELSSAINGNGKKKRKRCGLCPPCRRRINCEQCSSCRNRKTGHQICKFRKCEELKKKPSGGLEKVMLPTGAPFRWFQ, translated from the exons ATGTCTGGCAGCGGGGGGCCATCGGAGGGAACCCAAAACGCCACTGAGGAGTCCAGGGATATGCAGAGTGACAGTTGCTGCAGAGAGGACAGCACCCTGGTCACAGAGCGGAGAAACAGGAGTGGCATCATCAGCGAACCGCTCAGCAAGAGCCTGAAACGCTCACGAGCCATCTCGCAGTACATCGCTACATGCTCGGCGGCCGCCGCCGTCGCTAACGCCAATGCTAACAGACTGGTTCAGAGCTCCATAGTTTCTACAGGGGCCAAACCACAAACCGTGCCCGCCCAGCACAGAAGCCAGACGGGACACAGCAAACTGGATAGGGGGGCGTTAGTGTCAGGCCTGCTGGATTCCCCCAGCGGCCTGCATCTGGCCCAGGCTGCTGAGCTCCTCAGGAGGGCGGGCATGCTGCTGCCCATGGGGGATCCAACAGGCCTCGGAGTTAGTGGGGTGGGAGACCTGGAGACAGTCTCAGCCTCGGACTCACTGGGCAGTGTGACGGACTTCCCGTTGCTTAGCAACGGTGGGGGCAGTGGCTTCCCATTCCACCCTGGGCTCTTCATCATGACGCCAGCGGGAGTGTTCCTCGCGGACGGGGCACTGTCTCATGGAGGGGGGCTGACGGAACAGCAGCAGGCACAAAGCGAGCTTTCGTCCGCCATCAACGGGAACGGCAAGAAGAAACGGAAGCGATGTGGTCTTTGCCCACCCTGCCGTCGCAGAATTAACTGCGAGCAGTGCAGCAGCTGTCGAAACCGTAAGACTGGCCACCAGATCTGCAAGTTCAGGAAATgtgaggagctgaagaagaaACCATCTGGGGGGCTGGAG aaGGTGATGCTGCCAACTGGAGCGCCGTTCCGATGGTTCCAGTAG
- the cxxc5b gene encoding CXXC-type zinc finger protein 5 isoform X2, whose amino-acid sequence MSGSGGPSEGTQNATEESRDMQSDSCCREDSTLVTERRNRSGIISEPLSKSLKRSRAISQYIATCSAAAAVANANANRLVQSSIVSTGAKPQTVPAQHRSQTGHSKLDRGALVSGLLDSPSGLHLAQAAELLRRAGMLLPMGDPTGLGVSGVGDLETVSASDSLGSVTDFPLLSNGGGSGFPFHPGLFIMTPAGVFLADGALSHGGGLTEQQQAQSELSSAINGNGKKKRKRCGLCPPCRRRINCEQCSSCRNRKTGHQICKFRKCEELKKKPSGGLEVMLPTGAPFRWFQ is encoded by the exons ATGTCTGGCAGCGGGGGGCCATCGGAGGGAACCCAAAACGCCACTGAGGAGTCCAGGGATATGCAGAGTGACAGTTGCTGCAGAGAGGACAGCACCCTGGTCACAGAGCGGAGAAACAGGAGTGGCATCATCAGCGAACCGCTCAGCAAGAGCCTGAAACGCTCACGAGCCATCTCGCAGTACATCGCTACATGCTCGGCGGCCGCCGCCGTCGCTAACGCCAATGCTAACAGACTGGTTCAGAGCTCCATAGTTTCTACAGGGGCCAAACCACAAACCGTGCCCGCCCAGCACAGAAGCCAGACGGGACACAGCAAACTGGATAGGGGGGCGTTAGTGTCAGGCCTGCTGGATTCCCCCAGCGGCCTGCATCTGGCCCAGGCTGCTGAGCTCCTCAGGAGGGCGGGCATGCTGCTGCCCATGGGGGATCCAACAGGCCTCGGAGTTAGTGGGGTGGGAGACCTGGAGACAGTCTCAGCCTCGGACTCACTGGGCAGTGTGACGGACTTCCCGTTGCTTAGCAACGGTGGGGGCAGTGGCTTCCCATTCCACCCTGGGCTCTTCATCATGACGCCAGCGGGAGTGTTCCTCGCGGACGGGGCACTGTCTCATGGAGGGGGGCTGACGGAACAGCAGCAGGCACAAAGCGAGCTTTCGTCCGCCATCAACGGGAACGGCAAGAAGAAACGGAAGCGATGTGGTCTTTGCCCACCCTGCCGTCGCAGAATTAACTGCGAGCAGTGCAGCAGCTGTCGAAACCGTAAGACTGGCCACCAGATCTGCAAGTTCAGGAAATgtgaggagctgaagaagaaACCATCTGGGGGGCTGGAG GTGATGCTGCCAACTGGAGCGCCGTTCCGATGGTTCCAGTAG